The Candidatus Marinimicrobia bacterium CG08_land_8_20_14_0_20_45_22 genomic sequence GTATTTTTTATTTTCAGAGAACGCTTTTTTTCTTTTTCAGAAGAAAGAATTATCCGATATCCTACCCGCCCCGATTAGCACTTGCCTACCGAATCCTCGGCGAAGGCGGGTCAACCCCTGACACTGAATGCTCCTGAATGCACAAAAATCAATCACTCGTGTTAGATACTAATTAAATGTCTTCTTGTTAGATACTATTTCTTGATTTTTCGCTGTAAAAAAGTATAATCAAAACAGATATGGCATTACCTTTGAATATTAGCGAATTGATTAACGGGCAAACAGTTGAATCTGAAAGGATTGAGTTCAAAGAAGGATGGAATCCCGAGGCAATTCTTCACACGCTCTGTGCTTTTGCAAACGATATGAATAACTGGGGCGGTGGTTACATAATTATAGGAATAAAATCCGAAAACGGCAAGAATGTTTTACCGCCTGCCGGACTGAATACCGAACAACTTAATTCTTACCAGAAAAAACTTATTGAACTTTGTCATAAAATAACCCCGAATTATTTTCCCGTTTCATCTCCAGAAAAATATCAAGGTAAACATATTCTTGTTCTTTGGGCACCCGGCGGCGAAACGCGGCCTTATAAAACTCCGAAAACTCTTGCCAAAAAATCCGAGCAGTTCTATTATGTCAGAAGATTTTCTTCAACGGTAAAAGCAAATACTTCCGAAGAACATCAGTTGTTTAATTTAGCGGCAAAAGTACCGTTTGACGACAGAATCAACCATAACGCTTCAATAGATGACTATAATCCTCATCTGATTAAATCATTTCTCAAACAAGCGGACAGCGATTTGCATTCAACGATGGATTCAATGTCGCTAAAAGATTTATGCGCCCGAATGCAGATTGCCCGCGGCCCCAAAGAATATTTAAAGCCGGTTAATGCAGGACTGCTTTTATTTACTGACAATCCTGAAAAATATTTTCGGGATACGAGGATAGAAGTTGTTGAATATCAGGATGATATAGGCGATAAATTTACCGAGAAAATCTTTACCGGGCCCATACACATACAATTACAAAATGCTCTTCAATACATTAAAAACATTGTTATCAAAGAAGAGATAAGAAAAATTCCCGACCAGGCAAAAGCCATGAGATTTTTCAATTATCCTTATCTCGCGATAGAAGAATCGCTCGCCAACGCGGTTTATCACAAGAGTTATGAAGAAAGAAACCCTATCGTAGTCAATGTGCGCTACGATAAAATAGAAATACTTTCGGTTCCCGGCCCCGTTTCGCCTATTGATAACAAAATGCTAAAGAAACAGGTCGTTACTGCCGGTAATTATCGCAACAGAAGGATAGGGGATTTTCTAAAGGAAATTGATTTGACCGAAGGCAGAAGCACCGGTTTCCCTAAAATAAGACGCGCAATGAAATTCAACGGTTCGCCGCCGCCGGGTTTTGAGACGAACAAAACCCGCGATTACTTTCTGACAATTCTACCGATTCATTCAAAATTTAAAACTAAACTACGACTTGTATCAAACACTAGTGAGCAAGTCGGTGAGCAAGTCAGTGAGCAAGTCATAAAGATACTTGAATACTGTAAAATTCCAAAAAAGAAACAAGAAATATTAAAATACATTGGTTTAAGTGCGGTGTTTATGAATTATAAGAGACATATATTACCTTTGATAGAAAAGGGATTGCTTGAATTAACAATACCCGATAAACCGCAGAGCAGTAAGCAGAAATATAAAACGACGGAAAAAGGTTTGACAGTTTTAAAAAGATAATTGTGAAATGAATGATGTCCCGATAAAGATGCCCGCCGTAAACCGCTATTGCCTGTAAGACATTTCTCTGATGATGGGTTAGGCTATCCCACATCGTTGAATAAAAAGGCGATTCCTCCGACAATATTTTGTTCAGGGCAATCTCTATATCAGGATTCTTTATGCTTCGTTTATCGAGATTCATATCCCACAACTCATGACACAAATACTGAACGTTGTAAGGATAGTTATCCGCCAATTCAATAATTTTATCTACAACTCCTGTTTCAAGCGTATAGCCCGTGGTCGTGAATTTCTCTTCACAGCATTGCCTTCAGCGTTCACTGTTATTTTTGGCCTCAGAGCGGGAAGGAATTCTTTAATAAAACGAACCGCCTTCTCTGATTTATTCTCAACAGCCAGCGCCACTTCCCTGCTGTATAATTCCAGAAATTTATTTAGCGATGTGGCTTTGTAAAAATCAATATAGATTGTGTAGAGGCCATTTCTTTCTGCGGAA encodes the following:
- a CDS encoding AAA family ATPase; the protein is MALPLNISELINGQTVESERIEFKEGWNPEAILHTLCAFANDMNNWGGGYIIIGIKSENGKNVLPPAGLNTEQLNSYQKKLIELCHKITPNYFPVSSPEKYQGKHILVLWAPGGETRPYKTPKTLAKKSEQFYYVRRFSSTVKANTSEEHQLFNLAAKVPFDDRINHNASIDDYNPHLIKSFLKQADSDLHSTMDSMSLKDLCARMQIARGPKEYLKPVNAGLLLFTDNPEKYFRDTRIEVVEYQDDIGDKFTEKIFTGPIHIQLQNALQYIKNIVIKEEIRKIPDQAKAMRFFNYPYLAIEESLANAVYHKSYEERNPIVVNVRYDKIEILSVPGPVSPIDNKMLKKQVVTAGNYRNRRIGDFLKEIDLTEGRSTGFPKIRRAMKFNGSPPPGFETNKTRDYFLTILPIHSKFKTKLRLVSNTSEQVGEQVSEQVIKILEYCKIPKKKQEILKYIGLSAVFMNYKRHILPLIEKGLLELTIPDKPQSSKQKYKTTEKGLTVLKR